One genomic window of Deinococcus peraridilitoris DSM 19664 includes the following:
- a CDS encoding DUF6789 family protein, whose protein sequence is MNVTAGIARGALAGAAGTVVMTMLMRVVGPKVAPKEMRPDEFVPKKVVEWMERQAGRPDALNENQELKASYGVHFGYGSSIGALYGSLRNRLPGLPAPLAGALFGLAVWGVNFEGVMPATGMDKAATQKPPRKWPMPIIAHLVYGVVSALAYERPDRASHMVAGKVKRG, encoded by the coding sequence ATGAACGTTACCGCAGGCATTGCCCGTGGCGCGCTCGCGGGAGCCGCAGGAACGGTCGTCATGACCATGCTGATGCGCGTGGTCGGTCCCAAGGTGGCACCAAAAGAGATGCGGCCTGACGAATTCGTGCCGAAGAAGGTCGTCGAGTGGATGGAAAGGCAGGCAGGACGACCCGACGCGCTCAACGAGAATCAGGAACTGAAAGCATCCTACGGGGTGCATTTTGGGTACGGGTCGAGCATAGGCGCCCTGTACGGCTCGCTGCGCAACCGGCTTCCTGGGCTTCCCGCACCGCTCGCAGGTGCGTTGTTCGGCCTCGCGGTGTGGGGCGTGAATTTCGAAGGTGTGATGCCCGCGACCGGCATGGACAAAGCCGCTACGCAGAAACCACCGAGAAAGTGGCCGATGCCGATCATCGCGCACTTGGTGTACGGCGTAGTCAGCGCGCTGGCGTACGAGCGGCCTGACCGGGCGTCACACATGGTCGCCGGGAAGGTCAAGCGTGGATGA
- a CDS encoding cation transporter — protein sequence MPTQLDFKVTGEETIHCASCEQRIDTALHRLPGVQNVQASSRTQGIKVTIDPDQVKPEDVRARLEKMGYEVQQA from the coding sequence ATGCCGACGCAACTCGACTTCAAAGTCACTGGTGAGGAGACCATCCACTGCGCGAGCTGCGAACAACGCATCGACACTGCCCTGCACCGCCTGCCCGGCGTGCAGAACGTGCAGGCCAGCTCCCGAACCCAGGGCATCAAGGTCACCATCGACCCGGACCAGGTGAAGCCCGAGGACGTCCGCGCCCGCCTCGAAAAAATGGGTTACGAAGTCCAGCAAGCCTGA
- a CDS encoding DUF1684 domain-containing protein has product MDDVAEILKYRQQKDDLFRTRSSPIPQDARASFEGLSYYPPDPAYRVVAPLKRAAGESAVITTSTGETQEFRLYGTARVTLPAGEAELNLYAHPDDKTPVRLFVPFRDATSGPETYGAGRYLEAAVQGNGVILDFNLAYDPYCAYADTWSCPLPPSENWLPFPVRAGEKNPK; this is encoded by the coding sequence GTGGATGACGTCGCCGAGATCCTGAAGTACCGCCAGCAGAAGGACGATCTCTTCCGCACCCGCAGCTCCCCGATCCCGCAGGACGCGCGTGCGTCCTTTGAGGGCCTGTCATACTACCCGCCTGACCCCGCGTACCGCGTGGTGGCTCCACTGAAGCGCGCGGCTGGAGAGAGCGCCGTGATCACCACCAGCACCGGAGAAACACAGGAATTCAGGCTGTACGGCACGGCGCGAGTGACGCTGCCCGCCGGGGAAGCCGAGTTGAACTTGTACGCGCACCCCGACGACAAGACGCCCGTACGCCTGTTCGTGCCCTTTCGCGACGCGACCAGCGGTCCGGAAACGTATGGCGCCGGGCGGTACCTGGAAGCGGCCGTCCAGGGGAACGGGGTGATCCTCGATTTCAACCTCGCCTACGACCCCTACTGCGCGTACGCGGACACCTGGAGCTGCCCGCTGCCACCAAGCGAGAACTGGTTGCCGTTCCCGGTCAGGGCGGGCGAGAAGAACCCCAAATAA
- a CDS encoding Crp/Fnr family transcriptional regulator — MNSAWFVRDTDLLLRLRPEDVNTLQQICPYHTYQAGDVLYRQGEQATHLHIILEGHVKLCMIGADMQQHVLATLGENDFVGESFLSANARYRAEAIVTSDRAVTCPITRDDYLQLAFRAPRVVLSFTEVLASHLASCHDRLGVTAYPLQARVVHALLEEAQRFGRDAGGAWVTLERSLYHDELAARVNATRVSVTEVISNLRQLGLIQGTRGQYQVDVKGLAALPQGQSRTAITRETALSKRRS; from the coding sequence ATGAACAGCGCATGGTTCGTGCGGGACACCGACCTGCTCCTGCGCCTGCGACCCGAGGACGTCAACACCCTTCAGCAGATCTGCCCCTACCACACCTACCAGGCTGGTGACGTCCTGTACCGTCAAGGCGAGCAGGCCACACACCTGCATATCATCCTGGAAGGTCACGTGAAGCTCTGCATGATAGGCGCCGACATGCAGCAGCACGTTCTCGCGACCCTCGGCGAAAACGACTTCGTCGGTGAATCCTTCCTCAGCGCCAACGCCCGCTACCGCGCGGAGGCCATCGTCACCAGTGACCGCGCCGTCACCTGTCCCATCACCCGAGACGACTACCTGCAACTCGCCTTTCGCGCGCCACGCGTCGTCCTCAGCTTCACGGAAGTGCTCGCCAGTCACCTCGCGTCCTGTCACGACCGTCTGGGAGTCACTGCCTACCCCCTGCAGGCTCGCGTTGTGCACGCGTTGCTCGAGGAAGCGCAGCGGTTCGGACGGGACGCGGGCGGCGCCTGGGTGACGCTGGAGCGCAGCCTTTACCATGACGAGCTCGCTGCCCGCGTGAACGCCACGCGCGTCAGCGTCACAGAAGTCATCTCCAATCTGCGCCAGTTAGGACTGATCCAGGGCACGCGAGGCCAATACCAGGTCGACGTGAAAGGTCTCGCTGCCCTGCCACAAGGGCAGTCAAGGACCGCCATCACGAGGGAAACGGCCTTGAGCAAACGGCGCTCCTGA
- the trxA gene encoding thioredoxin, giving the protein MNPTTTPLTDETFSEATASGLTLVDFWAPWCGPCRVVGPVVEELGTAYAGRVKVAKVNVDENPELAAQFRIQSIPTLLLLKNGQSVDSMVGAHPKAAIARMLEQHLNPSASG; this is encoded by the coding sequence ATGAATCCCACGACGACCCCGCTGACCGACGAAACCTTCAGCGAAGCCACAGCCAGCGGCCTCACCCTGGTGGACTTCTGGGCGCCCTGGTGCGGTCCGTGCCGCGTGGTGGGCCCGGTGGTGGAGGAACTCGGCACTGCGTACGCTGGCCGGGTGAAGGTCGCGAAAGTCAACGTCGACGAGAATCCCGAACTCGCCGCGCAGTTCCGCATTCAGAGCATTCCCACCCTGCTGCTCCTCAAGAACGGCCAATCGGTTGACAGCATGGTTGGCGCGCACCCGAAAGCCGCGATTGCCCGGATGCTCGAACAGCACCTGAACCCATCAGCGAGCGGCTGA
- a CDS encoding carboxymuconolactone decarboxylase family protein has product MARIDQVTPEQATGRAKQLLDAVQNQRGMTPNILQVMALSPNVLDAYLKFTGALGQTLSPRLREQIAVLVAQLNNCGYCLAAHTAAAKRAGIDESELQANYQADSGDAKTKAALQFARIVTLERGQIREDDLRAVLLAGYSEQEVLEIIAHVALSVFTNYISNTTKPDVEFPPVRPLAAAS; this is encoded by the coding sequence GTGGCCCGAATCGACCAGGTCACCCCTGAACAAGCCACCGGCCGCGCCAAGCAACTCCTCGACGCCGTTCAGAACCAGAGGGGCATGACGCCGAACATCCTTCAGGTGATGGCGCTCTCCCCCAACGTCCTGGACGCCTACCTGAAGTTCACCGGCGCGCTCGGCCAGACGCTCAGTCCACGCCTGCGTGAGCAGATCGCGGTGCTCGTCGCGCAACTCAACAACTGCGGGTACTGCCTCGCCGCGCACACCGCCGCCGCGAAACGCGCTGGGATTGACGAGAGTGAACTGCAGGCGAACTACCAGGCGGACTCCGGCGACGCGAAAACCAAGGCAGCCCTTCAATTCGCGCGCATCGTGACGCTGGAACGCGGGCAGATCCGCGAGGATGACCTGCGCGCCGTGCTGCTCGCCGGTTACAGCGAACAAGAAGTGCTGGAGATCATCGCGCATGTCGCTTTGAGCGTGTTCACGAACTACATCAGCAACACCACGAAACCCGACGTTGAATTCCCACCAGTGCGGCCGCTCGCCGCAGCCAGCTGA
- a CDS encoding nuclear transport factor 2 family protein, whose protein sequence is MTESTRSAREVLDDHLRESREGTVENDLKRNYSQNLVVLIADGVYHGHDGLRQLAERLFKELPNPRFEYTTVLVEGEMGLLEWKADSEHAFVDDGADSYLIRDGKIHAQTIHYTVKVKSK, encoded by the coding sequence ATGACCGAGTCCACGCGAAGCGCCCGGGAAGTGCTCGACGACCACCTGCGTGAATCCAGGGAAGGGACCGTCGAGAACGACCTGAAGAGAAACTACTCCCAGAACCTGGTCGTCCTGATCGCGGATGGCGTGTACCACGGGCATGACGGCTTGAGGCAACTCGCCGAGCGGCTGTTCAAAGAGCTGCCGAACCCACGCTTCGAGTACACGACGGTGCTGGTGGAAGGTGAGATGGGCCTGCTGGAGTGGAAGGCGGACAGCGAGCACGCGTTCGTGGATGACGGCGCCGACTCATATCTGATCCGTGACGGGAAAATCCACGCGCAGACCATTCACTACACCGTCAAAGTCAAGTCCAAATGA
- a CDS encoding Crp/Fnr family transcriptional regulator gives MNVNEKLLTLLATSAQAARAPHVWTVIQPNWGEPLSGENRQLVHTICPPQPFKRGEYVFRRGDPAQHVRIILQGLVKLSVCDGNGEDQTLLLCGPGDIIGENYLIDATCCEADALCLSDTLMCLITHEKFLEMVACVPEAILRFAAVLAKHNADLQQRLRETAHCATTRVAWTFVDLARRFGTPGHSGLYRLRLGVSQADIAGLANTTRVTTTEVISQLREQNLLHGTRGRYLVDVTGLEQLLHGAPLETNETRPVTSLPT, from the coding sequence ATGAACGTCAATGAGAAGCTGCTCACACTGCTCGCCACGAGCGCGCAGGCTGCACGGGCCCCTCATGTCTGGACGGTCATCCAGCCCAACTGGGGTGAACCCCTGTCGGGCGAGAACCGTCAGCTGGTCCACACCATCTGCCCACCCCAGCCGTTCAAACGCGGCGAATACGTGTTTCGGCGAGGCGACCCGGCGCAACACGTGCGCATCATCCTGCAGGGACTGGTGAAGCTGAGCGTGTGCGACGGGAATGGCGAAGACCAGACGCTGCTGCTCTGCGGACCGGGGGACATCATCGGCGAGAACTACCTGATCGACGCGACGTGCTGCGAAGCGGACGCGCTTTGCCTCAGTGACACGCTGATGTGCCTCATCACCCATGAAAAGTTTCTGGAAATGGTGGCCTGCGTACCCGAGGCGATACTGAGATTCGCGGCGGTGCTCGCTAAACACAACGCGGACCTGCAACAGCGACTGCGCGAAACAGCACACTGCGCCACCACTCGCGTGGCGTGGACCTTCGTGGATCTCGCCCGGCGTTTCGGCACTCCCGGACACAGCGGCCTGTACCGGCTGCGCCTGGGCGTGAGTCAGGCGGACATTGCCGGTCTGGCGAACACGACCCGCGTCACGACCACCGAGGTGATCAGCCAGTTGCGCGAGCAGAATTTGCTCCATGGCACGCGGGGACGATACCTGGTGGACGTGACGGGTCTGGAGCAGCTGCTTCACGGAGCACCGCTCGAAACGAATGAAACAAGGCCCGTTACTTCCCTGCCTACCTGA
- a CDS encoding alpha/beta fold hydrolase, translating into MESNVTTVNGIRRRWEEQGQGQPVVFLHGIPTDPSLWRHVMPRVHGARTLAWEMVGYGESIPEGQGRDISVARQAEYLASWMRELGLGRAVVVGHDLGGGVAQILAVRHPDLVAGLVLMNAISYDSWPIPMVKAMRAASGVVERLPDAVFKLVMQSFLMMGHDQGSKAREAFKHHWPHYQRHGGAAAFIRQVRSLNVRDTLEISDQIPRLGVPARLVWGAADQFQEIGYGYRLAYELRAPLDRIEGGKHFVPEDHPDRVADAVQGLLGDLNWAG; encoded by the coding sequence ATGGAAAGCAATGTCACAACGGTGAACGGCATTCGCAGGCGCTGGGAGGAACAAGGGCAAGGTCAGCCCGTGGTCTTCCTGCACGGCATCCCCACCGACCCGAGCTTGTGGCGCCACGTGATGCCGCGCGTTCACGGCGCGCGGACCCTGGCGTGGGAAATGGTCGGGTACGGGGAAAGCATCCCGGAAGGACAGGGGCGTGACATCTCCGTGGCGCGGCAAGCCGAGTACCTCGCGTCGTGGATGCGTGAACTCGGCCTGGGGCGCGCCGTGGTGGTCGGGCACGATTTGGGCGGCGGGGTCGCGCAGATCCTGGCGGTGCGTCACCCGGACCTGGTCGCCGGCCTGGTGCTGATGAACGCCATTTCGTACGACTCCTGGCCGATCCCGATGGTGAAGGCCATGCGGGCGGCGAGTGGCGTCGTCGAGCGCCTGCCGGACGCGGTATTCAAGCTGGTCATGCAGTCGTTCCTGATGATGGGTCATGACCAGGGGAGCAAGGCGCGCGAGGCGTTCAAGCACCACTGGCCGCATTACCAGCGGCACGGGGGAGCAGCGGCGTTCATCCGCCAGGTGCGGTCGCTGAACGTGCGGGACACGCTGGAGATCAGCGACCAGATTCCCCGTCTCGGCGTACCCGCGCGCCTGGTGTGGGGCGCCGCGGATCAGTTTCAGGAGATCGGGTACGGGTACCGCCTCGCCTACGAGTTGCGCGCACCGCTCGACCGCATCGAAGGAGGCAAGCACTTCGTTCCTGAGGACCACCCGGACCGCGTAGCGGACGCCGTTCAGGGACTGCTCGGGGACTTGAACTGGGCTGGCTGA